In the Micromonospora narathiwatensis genome, one interval contains:
- a CDS encoding hemerythrin domain-containing protein, translating to MSVPLPPLPPAADDAYRPGGRSLAEIVAAEHRALLGLAERLTGPDLPAAHRREVLDVLTAVLSRHLSAEEQYLFPAARAALPESAELVDREIEADAGLLTALKGLSGPEDPALADVTDRVRRHVERVAALVTPLRRVATEAELIRLGNRWEIAEEAAPTRPHPGTPATPPWNKLVEPALGVLDKVRDVVTGRRTRLADLARRRARHVRADPPRTGLG from the coding sequence ATGTCCGTCCCCCTGCCGCCGCTGCCGCCCGCCGCCGACGACGCGTACCGGCCTGGCGGCCGGAGCCTGGCCGAGATCGTGGCCGCGGAGCACCGCGCCCTGCTCGGCCTGGCCGAGCGGCTCACCGGGCCGGACCTGCCGGCCGCGCACCGCCGGGAGGTGCTCGACGTGCTCACCGCCGTGCTGTCCCGGCATCTCTCCGCCGAGGAGCAGTATCTCTTCCCCGCCGCCCGGGCCGCCCTGCCGGAGAGCGCGGAGCTGGTGGACCGGGAGATCGAGGCGGACGCCGGGCTGCTCACCGCCCTGAAGGGACTGTCCGGGCCGGAGGACCCGGCGCTGGCCGACGTGACCGACCGGGTACGCCGGCACGTCGAGCGGGTCGCCGCGCTGGTCACGCCGCTGCGTCGGGTGGCCACCGAGGCCGAGCTGATCCGGCTCGGCAACCGGTGGGAGATCGCCGAGGAGGCGGCGCCGACCCGGCCGCACCCGGGCACCCCGGCCACCCCGCCGTGGAACAAGCTCGTCGAGCCGGCGCTGGGCGTGCTGGACAAGGTCCGTGACGTGGTGACCGGCCGGCGTACCCGCCTGGCCGACCTGGCGCGGCGGCGGGCGCGCCACGTCCGGGCCGACCCACCGCGGACCGGCCTCGGCTGA
- a CDS encoding M20/M25/M40 family metallo-hydrolase, with product MTSDAASARPDPTDEVVDLCRDLLRIDTTNTGDNDTSVGERRAAEYVAAKLAEVGVDAEIHESAPGRANVVARIAGTDPGRDALLVHGHLDVVPADPDEWSVHPFSGEIRDGYLWGRGAIDMKDFDAMVLAVVRGWQRAGTRPSREIVLAFTADEEAGGDYGAHYLTREHRGVFDGCTEAIGEVGGFSYSVSEQQRLYLIETAEKGLDWLRLHAKGRPGHGSMVHDDNAVVALAEAVARIGRHRFPVVVTDTVRAFLAEVSDVLGIEIDPEDPETAIAKLGPIANIIGATIRNTANPTRLDAGYKDNVIPGRATATIDCRSLPGQSELLERQLRELIGPDIAIEYIQRQPALETTFDGDLVDAMSAALRAEDPGARPVPYMLSGGTDAKAFAQLGIRCFGFAPLRLPADLNFSGLFHGIDERVPLDGLQFGVRVLDRFLRSC from the coding sequence ATGACGAGCGACGCCGCCTCCGCCCGACCGGACCCCACCGACGAGGTCGTGGACCTCTGCCGCGACCTGCTGCGTATCGACACCACCAACACCGGGGACAACGACACCAGCGTCGGGGAGCGGCGCGCCGCGGAGTACGTCGCGGCGAAGCTCGCCGAGGTCGGCGTCGACGCGGAGATCCACGAGTCCGCGCCGGGCCGGGCCAACGTGGTCGCCCGGATCGCCGGCACCGACCCGGGGCGGGACGCCCTGCTGGTGCACGGCCACCTCGACGTGGTGCCCGCCGACCCGGACGAGTGGTCGGTGCACCCGTTCTCCGGCGAGATCCGCGACGGCTACCTGTGGGGCCGCGGCGCGATCGACATGAAGGACTTCGACGCGATGGTGCTCGCCGTGGTGCGCGGCTGGCAGCGCGCCGGGACCCGCCCGTCGCGGGAAATCGTGCTTGCCTTCACCGCCGACGAGGAGGCCGGCGGCGACTACGGGGCGCACTACCTCACCCGCGAGCACCGCGGCGTCTTCGACGGCTGCACGGAGGCGATCGGCGAGGTCGGCGGCTTCTCGTACTCGGTCAGCGAGCAGCAGCGGCTCTACCTGATCGAGACCGCCGAGAAGGGCCTGGACTGGCTGCGCCTGCACGCCAAGGGCCGCCCCGGCCACGGCTCGATGGTGCACGACGACAACGCGGTCGTCGCGCTCGCCGAGGCGGTCGCCCGGATCGGCCGGCACCGCTTCCCGGTGGTCGTCACCGACACCGTACGGGCGTTCCTGGCGGAGGTCTCCGACGTCCTCGGCATCGAGATCGACCCGGAGGACCCGGAGACCGCGATCGCCAAGCTCGGCCCGATCGCCAACATCATCGGCGCCACCATCCGCAACACCGCCAACCCGACCCGGCTCGACGCGGGTTACAAGGACAACGTCATTCCCGGCCGGGCCACCGCCACCATCGACTGCCGCAGCCTGCCCGGCCAGTCGGAGCTGCTGGAGCGGCAGCTCCGAGAGCTGATCGGCCCGGACATCGCCATCGAGTACATCCAGCGCCAGCCCGCCCTGGAGACCACCTTCGACGGCGACCTGGTCGACGCCATGTCCGCCGCGTTGCGCGCCGAGGACCCGGGCGCCCGCCCGGTGCCGTACATGCTCTCCGGCGGCACCGACGCCAAGGCGTTCGCCCAGCTCGGCATCCGCTGCTTCGGCTTCGCGCCGCTGCGGCTCCCCGCCGACCTCAATTTCTCCGGCCTGTTCCATGGCATCGACGAGCGGGTTCCACTGGACGGACTACAGTTCGGCGTGCGGGTTCTCGACCGGTTCCTCCGCAGCTGCTAA
- a CDS encoding DUF5703 family protein: MDYEYAPLRLPSNVDRVTATAQLAIQAEFSGWELARVRLYRDGTRQVMLRRRLINQPQPGLSY, encoded by the coding sequence ATGGACTACGAATACGCGCCGCTGCGGTTGCCATCGAACGTCGACCGGGTGACCGCCACGGCGCAGCTGGCGATCCAGGCGGAGTTCTCCGGCTGGGAGTTGGCCCGGGTGCGGCTGTACCGGGACGGCACGCGGCAGGTGATGCTGCGTCGCCGCCTGATCAACCAGCCGCAGCCGGGTTTGTCGTACTGA
- a CDS encoding aldo/keto reductase encodes MQQRPLGRSGLAVSRLALGTMTWGRDTDADDAAAQLKSYLDAGGNLVDTADVYADGDAESVIGSLLGSLVPRDELLIATKAGLRPGSGRRRDGSRGHLLRTLEASLRRLGTDHVDLWQVHGYDPDTPLDETLAALDHAVSGGKARYVGVSNFSGWQTARAAAWQAAWPGRAPVVAAQVEYSLLERGVEREVLPACEALGLGVLPWSPLGRGVLTGKYRNGRPADSRAASPHFERFVTPYLEPRCSSIVEAVATAAGGLGVSPMEVALAWIRDRPGVTAPILGARTVGQLLGALQVERMTLPEEIVTALDDVSAVPVGYPERDG; translated from the coding sequence ATGCAACAGCGACCGCTCGGCCGAAGCGGGCTGGCGGTTTCGCGGCTCGCGCTCGGCACCATGACCTGGGGACGGGACACCGACGCCGACGACGCGGCCGCCCAGCTGAAGAGCTACCTGGACGCGGGCGGCAACCTCGTCGACACCGCCGACGTGTACGCCGACGGCGACGCCGAGTCGGTGATCGGCTCGCTGCTGGGCAGCCTGGTACCCCGGGACGAACTGCTCATCGCGACCAAGGCGGGGCTGCGGCCGGGCAGCGGTCGCCGCCGGGACGGCTCGCGGGGGCACCTGTTGCGGACCCTTGAGGCGTCGCTGCGCCGGCTCGGCACCGACCACGTCGACCTCTGGCAGGTGCACGGATACGACCCGGACACCCCCCTCGACGAGACCCTGGCCGCGCTGGACCACGCGGTGTCCGGCGGCAAGGCCCGGTACGTGGGGGTTTCCAACTTCTCCGGGTGGCAGACCGCCCGGGCCGCCGCCTGGCAGGCCGCCTGGCCGGGGCGCGCCCCGGTGGTCGCCGCCCAGGTGGAGTACTCGCTGCTGGAGCGGGGCGTCGAGCGCGAGGTGCTGCCCGCCTGCGAGGCGCTGGGGCTGGGGGTGCTGCCCTGGTCGCCGCTGGGTCGCGGGGTGCTCACCGGCAAGTACCGCAACGGCCGCCCGGCCGACTCCCGGGCCGCATCGCCGCACTTCGAGCGCTTCGTCACGCCGTACCTGGAGCCGCGCTGCTCCAGCATCGTGGAGGCGGTCGCCACCGCCGCCGGCGGGCTGGGCGTGTCGCCCATGGAGGTGGCGCTGGCGTGGATCCGGGACCGGCCCGGGGTGACCGCGCCGATCCTCGGCGCCCGCACCGTGGGGCAGCTCCTCGGCGCCCTCCAGGTGGAGCGGATGACCCTGCCCGAGGAGATCGTCACCGCCCTGGACGACGTCTCGGCGGTGCCGGTCGGCTACCCGGAACGGGACGGCTGA
- a CDS encoding LLM class F420-dependent oxidoreductase — MRLGLSLGYQTAWSTPADHLALAQEADRLGYSVVWAAEAYGSDSPSMLSWIAGQTERIDLGSAVMQIPARTPAMTAMTAATIDALSGGRFRLGLGVSGPQVSEGWHGVRFAKPLARTREYVDIVKLAVARKELAYDGEHYTLPLPDGPGKALRLGFHPPREHIPIYLAAVGPKNLELAGEIADGWLAVFYAPEFAEEQLAAVRAGRAKVGKELTGFDVVPSVPVVVGDDIASCAELVRWYAALYVGGMGSRQQNFYNQLATRMGYGDAAREVQDLYLAKRQRDAAAAVPMEFIDRTSLLGPKERIAERMREYAAAGVTTLSVTLFVADRESGVQTLRTVAEALELSGVGE; from the coding sequence GTGCGACTCGGGCTCAGCCTCGGATACCAGACGGCGTGGAGCACGCCGGCCGATCATCTGGCCCTGGCACAGGAGGCGGACCGGCTCGGCTACTCGGTGGTGTGGGCGGCGGAGGCGTACGGCTCCGACTCGCCGAGCATGCTGTCGTGGATCGCCGGCCAGACCGAGCGGATCGACCTGGGCAGCGCGGTGATGCAGATCCCGGCGCGTACGCCCGCGATGACCGCGATGACCGCGGCCACCATCGACGCGCTCTCCGGCGGCCGGTTCCGGCTCGGCCTGGGCGTCTCCGGCCCGCAGGTCTCCGAGGGCTGGCACGGCGTCCGCTTCGCCAAGCCGCTGGCCCGCACCCGCGAGTACGTCGACATCGTCAAACTGGCGGTCGCCCGCAAGGAACTCGCGTACGACGGCGAGCACTACACCCTGCCGCTGCCCGACGGGCCGGGCAAGGCGCTGCGGCTGGGCTTCCATCCACCGCGCGAGCACATCCCGATCTACCTGGCCGCTGTCGGCCCGAAGAACCTCGAACTGGCCGGCGAGATCGCCGACGGCTGGCTGGCCGTCTTCTACGCGCCCGAGTTCGCCGAGGAACAGCTCGCCGCCGTCCGCGCCGGCCGCGCCAAGGTCGGCAAGGAGCTGACCGGCTTCGACGTGGTGCCGTCCGTCCCGGTGGTGGTCGGCGACGACATCGCCTCCTGCGCCGAGCTGGTCCGCTGGTACGCCGCCCTCTACGTCGGCGGCATGGGCAGCCGGCAGCAGAACTTCTACAACCAGCTCGCCACCCGGATGGGCTACGGCGACGCCGCCCGCGAGGTGCAGGACCTCTACCTGGCCAAGCGGCAGCGCGACGCCGCCGCCGCGGTGCCGATGGAGTTCATCGACCGCACCTCGCTGCTCGGCCCGAAGGAGCGCATCGCCGAGCGGATGCGGGAGTACGCCGCCGCCGGTGTCACCACCCTGTCGGTGACCCTGTTCGTCGCGGATCGGGAGAGCGGTGTGCAGACCCTGCGCACCGTCGCCGAGGCCCTGGAGCTGTCGGGAGTCGGCGAGTGA
- a CDS encoding undecaprenyl-diphosphate phosphatase, with translation MTWVEAIVLGIVQGLTEFLPVSSSGHLRITSALFFNRDAGASFTAVTQLGTEAAVLIYFFKDIWRILRTWVVGMWDRSVRSSLDYRMAWYVIVGTIPIGLLGLLFKDQIRTAGRNLYLVSFTLIFFALVLAFAEYWGRQTRTLENFRMRDGIVMGLGQAMALIPGVSRSGGTLTFGLFLNLTRETATRYSFLLAIPAVVISGVFSLPDVFEPSAPGTAAPSVAQMVVATVIAFAIGYAAIAWLLRYVAHHTLYLFVLYRVALGSLVLCLLLTGVINPT, from the coding sequence GTGACCTGGGTTGAAGCCATCGTCCTCGGCATCGTCCAGGGGCTCACGGAATTCCTGCCCGTCTCGTCCTCCGGGCACCTGCGGATCACCTCGGCGCTGTTCTTCAACCGGGATGCGGGCGCGTCCTTCACCGCGGTGACCCAGCTCGGCACCGAGGCGGCGGTGCTCATCTACTTCTTCAAGGACATCTGGCGGATCCTCCGTACCTGGGTGGTCGGCATGTGGGACCGCTCGGTCCGGTCCAGCCTCGACTACCGCATGGCCTGGTACGTCATCGTCGGCACCATCCCGATCGGGCTCCTCGGGCTGCTGTTCAAGGACCAGATCCGCACCGCCGGCCGGAACCTCTACCTGGTCTCCTTCACGTTGATCTTCTTCGCGCTGGTGCTGGCCTTCGCCGAGTACTGGGGGCGGCAGACCCGCACGCTGGAGAACTTCCGGATGCGCGACGGCATCGTCATGGGCCTCGGCCAGGCCATGGCGCTCATCCCCGGGGTGTCCCGCTCCGGCGGCACGCTCACCTTCGGCCTCTTCCTGAACCTCACCCGGGAGACCGCGACGCGGTACTCGTTCCTGCTGGCGATCCCGGCGGTGGTGATCTCCGGGGTGTTCAGCCTCCCGGACGTCTTCGAGCCCTCCGCACCGGGGACCGCGGCACCGAGCGTGGCCCAGATGGTCGTCGCGACGGTGATCGCCTTTGCCATCGGTTACGCGGCGATCGCCTGGCTGCTGCGCTACGTGGCCCACCACACCCTGTACCTCTTCGTCCTGTACCGGGTGGCGCTCGGTTCGCTGGTCCTCTGCCTGCTCCTCACCGGGGTGATCAACCCAACCTGA
- a CDS encoding histidine phosphatase family protein, producing MVRVAILLLLRHGRTTANADGGLAGRQPVELDETGRAQATAVGERLTGLPLAAVVTSPLIRCRQTLRLALPDVEPVVEEGLIECGYGRWEGQPLKKLAKEPLWPVVQQHPSAAVFPEGESMAAMSARAVAAVRSWDARVTAEHGPEAVWLACSHGDVIKSIVADALGVHLDLFQRIVADPASVTAIRYTPLRPFLIRLNDTGGDLGGLVPPPPKRRRRAVRATDSDAAVGGGAGAAP from the coding sequence GTGGTCAGGGTGGCGATCCTTCTGCTTCTGCGACACGGCCGGACCACCGCGAACGCCGACGGCGGCCTGGCCGGCCGGCAGCCGGTCGAGCTGGACGAGACCGGCCGCGCCCAGGCCACGGCCGTCGGCGAGCGGTTGACGGGGCTGCCCCTGGCGGCGGTGGTGACCAGCCCGCTGATCCGCTGCCGGCAGACCCTGCGACTGGCCTTGCCCGACGTCGAGCCGGTGGTGGAGGAGGGGCTGATCGAGTGCGGGTACGGCAGGTGGGAGGGACAGCCGCTGAAGAAGCTGGCCAAGGAGCCGCTCTGGCCGGTGGTCCAGCAGCATCCCAGCGCGGCCGTCTTCCCGGAGGGGGAGTCGATGGCGGCGATGTCGGCGCGGGCGGTCGCGGCGGTGCGTTCCTGGGACGCCCGGGTCACCGCCGAGCACGGGCCGGAGGCGGTCTGGCTGGCGTGCAGCCACGGCGATGTGATCAAGTCGATCGTGGCGGACGCGCTCGGCGTACACCTGGATCTTTTCCAGCGGATCGTCGCGGACCCGGCGTCGGTGACGGCGATTCGCTACACCCCGCTGCGGCCGTTCCTGATCCGACTCAACGACACCGGCGGCGACCTCGGGGGCCTGGTGCCGCCGCCGCCCAAGCGGCGCCGGCGGGCGGTGCGTGCGACGGATTCGGACGCGGCCGTGGGCGGCGGCGCGGGGGCGGCCCCGTGA
- a CDS encoding DUF3090 domain-containing protein, protein MTHQVHAFEPPERFVAGTVGPPGERTFFLQARGGGRLVSVALEKVQVSLLAEKLEELLAEAQRRFGVQLPEAPAVAGDNDPLDTPVDEEFRVGTLGLAFDVDSATVVIEAIATGETEVEVALGEADDDEDEDPDEPDDDLDRLRVRLTPEATRAFIERARRVVNAGRPPCPLCGQPLDPAGHLCPRHNGYHR, encoded by the coding sequence ATGACCCACCAGGTGCACGCCTTCGAGCCGCCGGAGCGGTTCGTCGCCGGAACCGTCGGCCCGCCGGGGGAGCGTACGTTCTTCCTCCAGGCGCGCGGCGGCGGCCGGCTGGTCAGCGTCGCGCTGGAGAAGGTCCAGGTGTCCCTGCTCGCCGAGAAGCTGGAGGAGCTGCTCGCCGAGGCGCAACGCCGGTTCGGCGTCCAGTTGCCCGAGGCGCCCGCCGTGGCCGGCGACAACGACCCGCTGGACACCCCGGTCGACGAGGAGTTCCGGGTCGGCACGCTGGGCCTGGCCTTCGACGTGGACTCCGCCACCGTGGTGATCGAGGCGATCGCCACCGGCGAGACGGAGGTCGAGGTCGCGCTGGGCGAGGCGGACGACGACGAGGACGAGGACCCGGACGAGCCGGACGATGACCTGGACCGGCTCCGGGTGCGGCTGACCCCTGAGGCGACCCGCGCGTTCATCGAGCGGGCCCGCCGCGTGGTCAACGCCGGCCGCCCGCCCTGCCCGCTCTGCGGCCAGCCGTTGGACCCGGCCGGCCATCTCTGTCCACGGCACAACGGCTATCACCGGTGA
- a CDS encoding SCO1664 family protein: MTSSELQPRQDGAAALRLLTDGELALEGRLVDASNTTLRGILTLDGLTARCVYKPVRGERPLWDFPDGTLAGREIAAYLVSRATGWDLVPPTVLRDGPFGPGSCQLWIDEPEEVEPLVGFVPAAAVPPRWFPVAAARDDDGAAYALAHADDPRLARLSVLDAVINNADRKGGHVIVGPDDRIYGVDHGVCFHVEDKLRTVLWGWAGRQLPPDAVEMLAGLAGQLTGRLGDELSEQLTIGEVAELAARVDRLRETGRFPLPPQDWPAMPWPPM; the protein is encoded by the coding sequence GTGACCTCGTCGGAACTCCAGCCCCGACAGGACGGTGCCGCCGCGTTGCGGCTGCTCACCGACGGTGAGCTCGCCCTGGAGGGGCGGCTCGTCGACGCCTCCAACACCACCCTGCGCGGGATTCTCACCCTCGACGGGCTGACCGCCCGCTGCGTCTACAAGCCGGTCCGGGGCGAGCGACCGCTCTGGGACTTTCCGGACGGCACGCTCGCCGGCCGGGAGATCGCGGCCTACCTGGTGTCCCGGGCCACCGGGTGGGACCTGGTGCCGCCGACCGTGCTGCGGGACGGGCCGTTCGGGCCCGGCTCGTGCCAGCTCTGGATCGACGAGCCGGAGGAGGTCGAGCCCCTGGTCGGGTTCGTGCCGGCCGCGGCGGTGCCCCCGCGCTGGTTCCCGGTGGCCGCGGCCCGCGACGACGACGGTGCCGCGTACGCCCTCGCCCACGCCGACGACCCGCGCCTGGCCCGGCTGTCGGTCCTCGACGCGGTGATCAATAACGCCGACCGCAAGGGCGGTCATGTGATCGTGGGCCCGGACGACCGGATCTACGGCGTGGACCACGGCGTCTGCTTCCACGTCGAGGACAAGCTGCGGACGGTGCTGTGGGGCTGGGCCGGCCGGCAGCTCCCGCCGGACGCGGTGGAGATGTTGGCCGGGCTGGCCGGGCAGCTCACCGGACGGCTCGGTGACGAGCTGTCCGAGCAGCTCACCATCGGTGAGGTCGCCGAGCTGGCGGCCCGGGTGGACCGGTTGCGGGAGACGGGGCGGTTCCCGCTGCCCCCGCAGGACTGGCCGGCGATGCCCTGGCCGCCCATGTGA
- the mshC gene encoding cysteine--1-D-myo-inosityl 2-amino-2-deoxy-alpha-D-glucopyranoside ligase: MESWVGHEVPRLPGLGQPLRLYDSARQGVHPSQPDGVASMYVCGITPYDATHLGHAATMITFDLVQRMWRDAGLTVRYVQNVTDIDDPLLERAERDGEDWKVLAMRETALFREDMEALRIIPPAHYVGAIESIPDIVEKVLVLLKDGAAYRLDDGTGDVYFDITAAPAFGYESNLTRQQMLEIFPERGGDPDRAGKRDPLDPLLWRGARVGEPSWPGGELGAGRPGWHIECAVIALNLLGDRIAVQGGGNDLLFPHHECSAAHAERLTGEAPFADHYVHAGMIGLDGEKMSKSRGNLVFVSRLRADRVDSMAVRLALMSGHYRADRSWTDELLAVAQRRLARWRQAAAAPSGPSGAELLAGVRARLADDLDTPGALVVADAWAEQALAGVAEDAAAPRLFAETVDALLGVRL, from the coding sequence ATGGAGTCTTGGGTGGGGCACGAGGTGCCACGGCTGCCGGGCTTGGGCCAGCCACTGAGGTTGTACGACTCGGCGCGGCAAGGTGTCCACCCCAGCCAGCCCGACGGCGTCGCCTCGATGTACGTCTGCGGCATCACCCCGTACGACGCGACCCACCTCGGGCACGCCGCCACCATGATCACCTTTGACCTGGTGCAGCGGATGTGGCGGGATGCCGGCCTGACCGTGCGGTACGTGCAGAACGTCACCGACATCGACGACCCGCTGCTGGAGCGGGCCGAGCGCGACGGCGAGGACTGGAAGGTCCTGGCCATGCGGGAGACCGCCCTGTTCCGGGAGGACATGGAGGCGCTGCGGATCATCCCGCCGGCGCACTACGTGGGCGCGATCGAGTCGATCCCGGACATCGTCGAGAAGGTCCTCGTGCTGCTCAAGGACGGCGCGGCGTACCGGCTCGACGACGGCACCGGCGACGTCTACTTCGACATCACCGCCGCGCCGGCGTTCGGCTACGAGTCGAACCTGACCCGGCAGCAGATGCTGGAGATCTTCCCGGAGCGTGGCGGCGACCCGGACCGGGCCGGCAAGCGCGACCCGCTCGATCCGCTGCTGTGGCGTGGCGCCCGGGTGGGCGAGCCGTCCTGGCCGGGCGGCGAGCTGGGCGCCGGCCGGCCCGGCTGGCACATCGAGTGCGCGGTGATCGCCCTGAACCTGCTCGGCGACCGGATCGCCGTGCAGGGCGGCGGCAACGACCTGCTCTTTCCGCACCACGAGTGCTCGGCGGCGCACGCCGAGCGGCTGACCGGCGAGGCGCCGTTCGCCGACCACTACGTGCACGCCGGCATGATCGGCCTGGACGGCGAGAAGATGTCGAAGTCCAGGGGCAACCTGGTCTTCGTGTCCCGGCTGCGAGCCGACCGGGTGGATTCGATGGCGGTCCGGCTGGCCCTGATGAGCGGGCACTACCGCGCCGACCGGTCCTGGACCGACGAGCTGCTCGCCGTGGCGCAGCGGCGGCTGGCCCGCTGGCGGCAGGCCGCCGCCGCGCCGTCCGGGCCGTCCGGGGCCGAGCTGCTGGCCGGGGTACGCGCCCGCCTCGCCGACGACCTCGACACCCCCGGTGCCCTGGTGGTGGCGGACGCCTGGGCCGAGCAGGCACTGGCCGGCGTCGCCGAGGATGCCGCCGCCCCGAGGCTCTTCGCGGAGACCGTCGACGCCCTCCTGGGCGTCCGCCTCTGA
- a CDS encoding GntR family transcriptional regulator — MQINPGAAEFPHRQIAAQLKAQVRRGDWGPGERLPSIPAIAEMFGVAKQTVQRAVDQLRVEGILITKPGSGTYVRGTRRRLNRLSRGRYGGFRGYHTDLAARYRQQLASVGRAPAPPEVADAFGVPDGTDLLCRRHLVRTDESPVEVGASWFLPGDTAGTPLERAEAFGRPLYQEAEEATGRRYVTATDTISARQPSREEAEILQIRPDTPVLHLLHVAYDERRKPIEVAQATWPGPMTTLTEEYKVPAPAADPDPDPGLVLG, encoded by the coding sequence ATGCAGATCAACCCGGGGGCGGCGGAGTTTCCGCACCGGCAGATCGCCGCGCAGCTCAAGGCCCAGGTTCGCCGCGGCGACTGGGGGCCGGGCGAGCGACTGCCGTCCATCCCGGCCATCGCCGAGATGTTCGGCGTCGCGAAGCAGACCGTGCAGCGCGCCGTCGACCAGCTGCGGGTCGAGGGCATCCTGATCACCAAGCCCGGCTCCGGTACGTACGTCCGGGGCACCCGGCGCCGGCTCAACCGGCTCTCCCGCGGCCGGTACGGCGGCTTCCGCGGCTACCACACCGACCTGGCCGCCCGGTACCGACAGCAGCTCGCCTCGGTCGGCCGCGCCCCCGCGCCACCCGAGGTGGCCGACGCGTTCGGCGTGCCCGACGGCACCGACCTGCTCTGCCGGCGGCACCTGGTCCGCACCGACGAGTCACCGGTCGAGGTGGGCGCCTCCTGGTTCCTGCCCGGCGACACGGCCGGCACCCCATTGGAACGGGCCGAGGCGTTCGGCCGCCCGCTCTACCAGGAGGCCGAGGAGGCCACCGGCCGGCGGTACGTCACCGCGACCGACACGATCAGCGCCCGCCAGCCCAGCCGCGAGGAGGCGGAGATCCTCCAGATCCGGCCGGACACCCCGGTGCTGCACCTGCTGCACGTCGCGTACGACGAGCGGCGCAAGCCGATCGAGGTCGCCCAGGCCACCTGGCCCGGCCCGATGACCACCCTCACCGAGGAGTACAAGGTCCCCGCCCCGGCCGCCGACCCGGACCCGGACCCCGGTCTCGTCCTCGGCTGA
- a CDS encoding PAC2 family protein, with translation MTEFDGLPVLRSPVAIAAFEGWNDAADASTAAVEHLEQVWQARQVAELDPEDFYDFQVSRPTITMADGETRRVEWPTTRFMVASPAGTERDVVLIRGIEPSMRWRTFCEQVLEICHSLEVERVVLLGALLADVPYTRPLPISGSASDVDAAKRYQLTPTRYDGPTGIVGVLHDACTRAEVDAVSFWVHVPHYANNPPCPKATLALLHRVEEVLDLPVPMADLAEEAAEWERRVRSAAEQDAELGEYVRELEERVGDAGITPLTGDEIAQEFEKYLRRRGGSAGPTAGSW, from the coding sequence GTGACCGAGTTCGACGGGCTGCCGGTGCTGCGCTCCCCGGTCGCCATCGCGGCATTCGAGGGCTGGAACGACGCCGCGGACGCCTCCACCGCGGCGGTGGAGCACCTGGAACAGGTCTGGCAGGCCCGGCAGGTGGCCGAGCTCGACCCGGAGGACTTCTACGACTTCCAGGTGAGCCGCCCGACCATCACGATGGCCGACGGCGAGACCCGCCGGGTGGAGTGGCCGACCACCCGCTTCATGGTGGCCAGCCCGGCCGGCACCGAGCGGGACGTCGTGCTGATCCGCGGCATCGAGCCGAGCATGCGCTGGCGCACCTTCTGCGAGCAGGTGCTGGAGATCTGCCACAGCCTGGAGGTCGAGCGGGTGGTGCTGCTCGGCGCGCTGCTGGCCGACGTGCCGTACACCCGGCCGCTGCCGATCAGCGGCAGCGCGTCGGACGTCGACGCCGCCAAGCGCTACCAGCTCACCCCCACCCGCTACGACGGGCCGACCGGCATCGTCGGGGTATTGCACGACGCCTGCACCCGGGCCGAGGTCGACGCGGTGTCGTTCTGGGTGCACGTGCCGCACTACGCCAACAACCCGCCCTGCCCCAAGGCCACCCTGGCGCTGCTGCACCGGGTCGAGGAGGTCCTCGACCTGCCGGTGCCGATGGCCGACCTGGCCGAGGAGGCCGCCGAGTGGGAGCGGCGGGTACGCAGCGCCGCCGAGCAGGACGCCGAGCTGGGCGAGTACGTCCGCGAGTTGGAGGAACGGGTCGGCGACGCCGGCATCACCCCGCTGACCGGGGACGAGATCGCCCAGGAGTTCGAGAAGTACCTGCGCCGCCGCGGCGGCTCCGCCGGCCCGACCGCCGGCTCCTGGTAA